Part of the Arthrobacter gengyunqii genome is shown below.
CGCCTTCCGACGTATCCATCGGCTCGATCGCGATCTGGACCTTTGCGAACTGGCCCGAACCACCGGTCTGCTTCTTGTGCGTGTAGTCATGCTTGGCCACAGCGCGCTTGATGGTTTCGCGGTAGGCAACCTGGGGCTTGCCCACGTTTGCCTCGACGCGGAATTCGCGGCGCATGCGGTCAACCAGGATGTCCAGGTGCAGCTCGCCCATACCGGCGATGATCGTCTGGTTGGTGTCTTCGTCGAGGGAGACCTGGAAGGTCGGATCCTCTTCGGAGAGCTTCTGGATGGCCGTGGAGAGCTTCTCCTGGTCACCCTTGGTCTTCGGTTCGATGGCCACGGAAATCACGGGCTCCGGGAAGCTCATGGATTCCAGCACGATCGGGTTCTGAAGGTCGCACAGGGTGTCACCCGTGGTGGTGTCCTTCAGGCCGATGGCAGCGTAGATGTGACCGGTGGTGATCTCGTCTACCGGGTTTTCCTTGTTGGCGTGCATCTGGAAGAGCTTTCCGATGCGCTCCTTCTTCTGCTTGGTCGCATTCATGACCTGGGCGCCGGAAGCAGCGTGACCGGAGTACACGCGGATGTAGGTCAGACGGCCGAAGAACGGGTGCGTCACAACCTTGAACGCCAGTGCCGAGAACGGGGCGTTGGCATCAGCGGCGCGTTCGAGGATGACCTCTTCGTCGCGGATGTCGTGGCCCTTGATGTTCGGGACGTCAAGCGGGTTCGGCAGGTACGCGACGACGGCGTCAAGCATCGGCTGGACGCCGCGGTTCTTGAACGCGGAACCGCACAGCACCGGGTAGACCAGCGAGTTGATGGTCAGGTGGCGGATGCCGGCCTTGATTTCCTCGGTGGTGAATTCTTCACCCTCGAGGTACTTGTTCATCATTTCGTCGCTGGCTTCAGCAACGGTTTCGATGAGCGCAGCACGGTACTCTTCGGCCTTTTCGGCCAGATCGGCCGGGATGGGCTCGACCTCGTACTTGGCGCCCATGGTGACATCACCCTTGGAGTCGCCGCGCCACGTCAGTGCACGCATTTCGACGAGGTCGACAACGCCTTCGAACTCGCTCTCGGCACCGATGGGCAGCTGGATAACCAGCGGCTTGGCACCAAGGCGGTTGATGATGGTGTCCACTGTGAAGTAGAAGTCAGCGCCGAGCTTGTCCATCTTGTTGACGAAGCAGATGCGCGGAACGTTGTACTTGTCAGCCTGGCGCCAAACAGTCTCGGACTGCGGCTCCACGCCTTCCTTGCCGTCGAAGACGGCTACTGCGCCGTCAAGCACGCGCAGGGACCGCTCAACCTCGACAGTGAAGTCCACGTGACCCGGGGTGTCAATGATGTTGATCTGGTTGTTGTCCCAGTAGCAGGTGGTGGCTGCGGAGGTGATGGTGATGCCCCGCTCCTGCTCCTGTGCCATCCAGTCCATGGTGGAGGCGCCGTCGTGCGTCTCACCAATCTTGTGGTTGACACCCGTGTAGAACAGGATGCGCTCGGTGGTGGTTGTCTTACCGGCATCAATGTGGGCCATGATGCCGATGTTGCGGACCTTGTTCAGGTCGGTAAGCACGTCAAGTGCCACGGTTTCTCCCTTTGTTGGTTTTTTGCCGGTTCGACTGCGTTTATCTGCTTCGGGCCCTGCACCCCGCCGGAGCGGGATACAGGGCCTTCAGGAGTGGCCGCCGTCGGCCTGGCTTATTACCAGCGGTAGTGTGCGAAGGCCTTGTTGGATTCGGCCATCTTGTGGGTGTCTTCGCGGCGCTTGACTGCTG
Proteins encoded:
- the fusA gene encoding elongation factor G, producing the protein MALDVLTDLNKVRNIGIMAHIDAGKTTTTERILFYTGVNHKIGETHDGASTMDWMAQEQERGITITSAATTCYWDNNQINIIDTPGHVDFTVEVERSLRVLDGAVAVFDGKEGVEPQSETVWRQADKYNVPRICFVNKMDKLGADFYFTVDTIINRLGAKPLVIQLPIGAESEFEGVVDLVEMRALTWRGDSKGDVTMGAKYEVEPIPADLAEKAEEYRAALIETVAEASDEMMNKYLEGEEFTTEEIKAGIRHLTINSLVYPVLCGSAFKNRGVQPMLDAVVAYLPNPLDVPNIKGHDIRDEEVILERAADANAPFSALAFKVVTHPFFGRLTYIRVYSGHAASGAQVMNATKQKKERIGKLFQMHANKENPVDEITTGHIYAAIGLKDTTTGDTLCDLQNPIVLESMSFPEPVISVAIEPKTKGDQEKLSTAIQKLSEEDPTFQVSLDEDTNQTIIAGMGELHLDILVDRMRREFRVEANVGKPQVAYRETIKRAVAKHDYTHKKQTGGSGQFAKVQIAIEPMDTSEGVFYEFDNKVTGGRIPREYIPSVDQGIQSALTEGVLAGYPVVGVKASLLDGAYHDVDSSEMAFKIAGRQAFKEAARLANPVLLEPLMDVEVRTPEEYMGEVIGDINSRRGQMQSMEDAAGVKVIRAHVPLSGMFGYIGDLRSKTQGRAVYSMSFNSYAEVPKAVADEIIQKVRGE